The proteins below come from a single Verrucomicrobiota bacterium genomic window:
- the atpF gene encoding F0F1 ATP synthase subunit B has product MEQLIDILGISWPKLIGQIVGFGVVLFVLQKFGFKPVLAMLDQRREKITEGIANAERVKKELANAQTKAQEILDQAEKLSQKHIEEAREAATRILTEQTQKAIAQAEAIIKQAKEASVLDYERMQAELKKEIGRLVVETTAKVLSKTLDDNDRKRLNDEAVKNLIA; this is encoded by the coding sequence ATGGAACAACTCATAGATATATTGGGCATTTCATGGCCGAAACTCATCGGGCAGATTGTTGGTTTCGGTGTCGTTCTTTTTGTCCTCCAGAAATTTGGATTCAAGCCCGTCTTGGCAATGCTCGATCAGCGTCGTGAAAAGATCACTGAGGGAATTGCCAATGCGGAGCGTGTTAAAAAGGAACTGGCCAATGCCCAGACCAAAGCTCAAGAAATATTAGACCAGGCCGAAAAACTATCTCAGAAACACATCGAGGAAGCCCGCGAGGCCGCGACGCGTATCCTCACCGAGCAGACCCAAAAAGCTATCGCCCAGGCCGAAGCCATTATCAAGCAGGCTAAGGAAGCCTCCGTCCTCGACTATGAGCGTATGCAAGCTGAGTTAAAAAAAGAAATCGGGCGTCTCGTCGTGGAGACCACTGCCAAGGTGCTTTCAAAGACACTGGATGATAATGACCGCAAACGCCTCAATGACGAGGCAGTCAAAAATTTAATCGCATAA
- a CDS encoding sodium/solute symporter (Members of the Solute:Sodium Symporter (SSS), TC 2.A.21 as described in tcdb.org, catalyze solute:Na+ symport. Known solutes for members of the family include sugars, amino acids, nucleosides, inositols, vitamins, urea or anions, depending on the system.), with amino-acid sequence MTITLMMFLAFVLVTLGVTYWAAGKSKGSSAYFTAGRSITGWQNGLAVAGDYMSAASFLGITGMIAAFGYDGFMYSVGWLVAYLTVLLIVAEPLRNAGKYTMADVLAYRLKARPVRAMAALSTLTVSTFYMVAQMVGAGALVSLLMPGIPFNIAVVSVGLIMIIYVVFGGMLATTWVQIIKAVLLMSGTIFLSILVMRHFGFSFANFFNAIATVTYTDPTTGTEVVKNFLQPGLKFKPPYGALDLISLGMALLFGTAGLPHILVRFYTVPDAKTARVSVVWAMIIIGLFYILTTFLGFGAATILGKDFIAGHGGTNMSAPLLAQALGGEIFFAFISAVAFATILAVVAGLTISASTSFAHDFYTNVLHHGRPQAPGREVKVARITSFAVGGLSMGIAIILTEKANVAFLVGLAFAVAASANLPAIVFSLFWRRFNTTGAVAGMATGLTSSIILILISPAFMGKSAIFP; translated from the coding sequence ATGACTATTACTCTCATGATGTTTCTAGCTTTCGTCTTGGTCACTCTGGGGGTCACCTACTGGGCGGCGGGGAAGTCCAAAGGGTCGAGCGCCTACTTCACCGCTGGCCGCTCGATTACGGGCTGGCAGAATGGTCTGGCGGTCGCAGGTGATTATATGAGTGCGGCCTCCTTTCTAGGCATTACGGGCATGATCGCCGCCTTCGGTTATGACGGATTTATGTACTCAGTAGGCTGGCTCGTGGCGTACCTGACGGTACTGCTGATTGTGGCTGAGCCCCTCCGGAATGCAGGAAAATACACGATGGCCGATGTGCTGGCCTATCGACTCAAAGCGCGCCCTGTGCGGGCTATGGCAGCGCTGAGCACGCTCACGGTGAGTACCTTTTACATGGTCGCACAAATGGTCGGCGCGGGCGCACTGGTCTCGCTGCTCATGCCCGGCATCCCCTTTAATATCGCCGTAGTCAGTGTGGGACTCATTATGATTATCTATGTCGTTTTCGGCGGGATGCTGGCGACGACCTGGGTGCAGATCATAAAGGCCGTGCTCCTGATGAGTGGCACGATCTTCCTGAGCATTTTGGTGATGAGACATTTCGGATTTAGCTTTGCAAATTTCTTTAACGCGATCGCCACCGTCACCTACACCGACCCCACGACCGGGACAGAGGTGGTGAAGAACTTTCTCCAGCCCGGACTCAAGTTCAAGCCGCCCTATGGGGCTCTGGATTTGATTTCCCTGGGGATGGCATTGCTTTTTGGGACGGCCGGGCTCCCGCACATTCTCGTCCGGTTCTACACCGTCCCTGATGCCAAAACGGCGCGAGTGAGCGTCGTGTGGGCGATGATCATTATCGGTCTCTTTTATATTCTCACCACATTCCTCGGATTTGGCGCGGCCACGATCCTGGGTAAAGACTTTATTGCCGGACACGGCGGCACGAATATGAGTGCGCCTCTACTCGCACAGGCTTTGGGCGGCGAGATATTCTTTGCTTTTATTTCCGCAGTGGCCTTCGCCACGATTCTCGCTGTGGTCGCAGGACTCACCATCAGTGCATCGACATCCTTTGCTCATGATTTCTATACAAATGTCCTGCATCATGGCCGCCCGCAGGCTCCGGGTCGAGAGGTCAAAGTCGCGCGCATCACCTCCTTCGCTGTCGGCGGTCTTTCCATGGGTATCGCCATTATTCTCACGGAGAAGGCTAATGTCGCTTTTCTCGTCGGCCTAGCCTTTGCCGTGGCGGCCTCGGCAAATCTCCCGGCCATTGTTTTCTCCCTTTTCTGGCGACGTTTTAACACCACGGGCGCTGTCGCTGGCATGGCCACCGGACTTACTTCCTCGATCATTCTGATTCTGATCAGTCCTGCTTTCATGGGTAAATCCGCGATTTTTCCT
- a CDS encoding ATP synthase F0 subunit C: protein MSAFLAEVVITGGQLAIGLIAAAAAIAVGMIGSKGVEAIGRNPGAFGNILVFGLLGMAFAEGLAILAYFVVKF from the coding sequence ATGAGCGCATTCTTAGCTGAAGTAGTGATTACAGGTGGACAATTGGCAATCGGTTTGATCGCCGCAGCCGCGGCCATTGCCGTCGGAATGATCGGGTCAAAAGGTGTCGAAGCCATTGGTCGGAACCCCGGTGCATTTGGTAACATTCTGGTTTTCGGTCTTTTGGGTATGGCTTTCGCTGAAGGTTTGGCGATTTTGGCTTATTTCGTTGTGAAATTCTAG
- a CDS encoding DUF485 domain-containing protein, whose translation MNHTNPPDPSNPLTATDWSQIAASPEFQALVAAKRRFIIPATIFFVLYYFALPIMVGYFPRLMEMTVIGHVNLAYLFALSQFFMAWILAYLYVRKSARFDAMAAEIVASQNVTVSPR comes from the coding sequence ATGAATCATACAAATCCCCCTGATCCATCAAATCCTCTCACCGCCACGGACTGGTCGCAAATTGCGGCCTCTCCAGAATTCCAAGCACTCGTTGCCGCCAAAAGGCGGTTCATTATTCCGGCGACGATCTTTTTTGTGCTCTACTATTTCGCCCTGCCCATCATGGTCGGTTACTTCCCCCGGCTGATGGAAATGACAGTGATTGGACATGTAAATCTGGCTTATCTCTTTGCGTTATCCCAGTTTTTTATGGCATGGATCCTGGCCTACCTTTATGTCCGGAAATCGGCGCGCTTCGACGCCATGGCCGCGGAGATAGTCGCCTCGCAGAACGTCACAGTATCCCCCCGATAA
- the atpH gene encoding ATP synthase F1 subunit delta, which translates to MKNSREALKEGKKFLRACTSGDTLDEVKALNIVKALIEKKPPGFRDILNAFTRLLRLELQKRSVLVESAAALDKATFDQIKVILEKSYGKGLDFTQKTNPGLLAGIKIRAGSDIYDGSVAGRLEKLKESF; encoded by the coding sequence ATGAAAAACTCCCGTGAAGCACTCAAAGAAGGCAAGAAATTCTTGCGTGCCTGCACATCTGGAGACACTTTGGACGAGGTGAAAGCCTTGAATATCGTGAAGGCTTTGATTGAAAAGAAACCACCGGGCTTCCGTGATATCCTGAATGCTTTCACGCGCCTCTTGCGATTGGAGCTCCAGAAACGCAGCGTCTTAGTCGAGTCAGCAGCCGCATTAGACAAGGCGACTTTTGACCAGATCAAAGTAATCTTGGAAAAAAGTTACGGAAAGGGATTAGACTTTACGCAGAAAACTAATCCCGGACTTTTGGCCGGTATCAAAATCCGCGCCGGAAGTGATATTTATGACGGTTCGGTCGCCGGACGTCTCGAAAAACTTAAAGAATCATTTTAA
- a CDS encoding F0F1 ATP synthase subunit A: MIFLADLTQDAPTVFNLKQLGIEITNSMVYTWVIAIVILLVLRLSTKKMQEIPSGAQNAVEAVVEGIQNFLSTILDPKVVKWSMPIIASFFIFILTANLMGLLPGVGSILVKSHDHREIADVQAEEGALDIHITPGLLHEEKRLEKKESGFFEKLPLYVSSSNQNYVPLFRPPTADANMTIAMAFVFFVMNLYWAIRFNGVWGFFVHMFGPKGGMKGFLLVMLVPIFAAVGILEVISILIRPVALSMRLYGNIYGGESVLTIMLGMLPFGLAAIPFYFLEVIVATVQALVFTILCVAFTATMCTHIDDGSHGNDHDHDDEGEKGRAGGH, encoded by the coding sequence ATGATCTTTTTAGCTGATTTAACACAAGATGCACCGACGGTCTTTAATCTCAAGCAATTGGGTATCGAGATCACGAACTCCATGGTTTACACATGGGTGATCGCTATTGTGATTCTCTTGGTGCTGCGCCTGTCGACTAAAAAAATGCAAGAAATCCCGAGTGGTGCCCAGAATGCGGTGGAAGCTGTGGTGGAAGGTATCCAAAACTTTTTATCCACGATTCTAGACCCGAAAGTCGTGAAATGGTCGATGCCCATTATCGCCTCGTTTTTCATCTTTATTTTGACAGCAAATCTCATGGGCCTGCTGCCCGGAGTCGGGAGTATTCTGGTCAAGAGTCACGACCATCGTGAGATCGCTGATGTCCAGGCTGAAGAAGGCGCGTTAGATATACATATTACTCCTGGGCTTTTGCATGAAGAAAAGAGGCTCGAAAAGAAAGAGTCCGGATTTTTTGAAAAATTGCCTTTGTATGTTTCTTCTTCTAATCAAAATTACGTCCCCCTTTTCCGGCCACCGACGGCTGATGCGAATATGACGATCGCCATGGCTTTTGTGTTTTTTGTGATGAATCTCTATTGGGCGATCAGATTTAACGGTGTCTGGGGGTTTTTCGTTCACATGTTCGGGCCGAAAGGTGGGATGAAAGGTTTTCTGTTAGTTATGTTAGTGCCTATCTTTGCGGCTGTCGGTATCTTGGAGGTCATTTCGATCTTGATCCGCCCTGTGGCATTGTCCATGCGTCTTTATGGAAATATCTACGGGGGTGAAAGTGTCCTGACGATTATGCTCGGGATGTTGCCTTTTGGTCTGGCGGCGATCCCCTTTTATTTTCTGGAAGTGATTGTGGCAACGGTTCAAGCCTTAGTCTTTACGATTTTATGTGTCGCCTTTACGGCGACAATGTGTACCCACATCGACGACGGCAGTCATGGTAACGATCACGATCATGATGATGAAGGCGAAAAAGGTCGCGCAGGCGGGCATTAA
- a CDS encoding VF530 family protein — MSEFKSRDPLHGITLETILTELVAHYGWDELGQAIRIRCFNFDPSIKSSLQFLRKTPWARAKVEDFYLSYRQYDAPTVPPTDTPLPPG, encoded by the coding sequence ATGAGCGAATTTAAATCGAGAGATCCACTCCACGGTATCACTCTGGAGACGATTCTCACCGAGCTCGTCGCTCACTACGGCTGGGATGAGCTCGGGCAGGCCATCCGGATTCGTTGTTTTAATTTCGACCCGAGTATCAAATCCAGCCTGCAATTCCTGCGGAAAACTCCTTGGGCACGGGCAAAGGTGGAGGACTTCTATCTCTCCTATAGACAATACGACGCGCCGACTGTGCCACCCACAGATACTCCCCTTCCCCCGGGCTAA
- a CDS encoding MBL fold metallo-hydrolase → MVRFTILGSGSSGNCAYLETDQARILIDAGFSGKQIAQRLEKIGRKIEDINAVILTHEHSDHTQGLNILCNRHKIPLYCNRLTQEAIAGNLNGFTNYQIFSTGSTFMIRDIGIETFSVPHDAYDPVGFALTAGKSKIGFLTDLGYATRLVIERIRQSNVIVLETNHDLKLLQNDTKRPWSVKQRILSRHGHLSNEAAAELTKEIVTDNLRQLYLGHLSRDCNSPELAFQTVSTMLGTIGAMHVSAQVTSQDEPCSTLELA, encoded by the coding sequence ATGGTTCGATTTACTATCCTTGGCAGTGGCAGCAGCGGAAATTGCGCTTATCTGGAGACAGACCAGGCGCGAATCCTCATTGATGCCGGCTTTAGCGGCAAACAAATTGCCCAGCGCCTCGAGAAAATCGGCCGTAAAATCGAGGATATTAACGCCGTTATCCTTACCCATGAGCATTCCGACCATACTCAAGGCCTCAATATCCTGTGTAACCGCCACAAAATCCCCCTTTATTGCAATCGCCTTACTCAGGAAGCCATCGCCGGAAATCTCAACGGCTTCACAAATTATCAGATTTTTTCCACCGGCAGCACTTTTATGATCAGGGATATCGGGATCGAAACTTTCAGTGTGCCCCATGATGCTTACGACCCCGTCGGCTTCGCACTCACAGCCGGAAAAAGTAAAATCGGTTTCCTCACCGACCTCGGTTACGCCACGCGGCTGGTGATCGAACGTATCCGCCAGTCAAATGTCATTGTCCTAGAAACTAACCACGACCTCAAGCTCCTCCAAAATGACACCAAACGCCCTTGGTCAGTGAAACAACGGATCCTTTCCCGGCACGGACACCTCTCAAATGAAGCCGCCGCTGAGTTAACCAAAGAAATCGTCACGGACAATTTGCGCCAGCTCTACCTCGGCCACCTCAGCCGCGATTGTAATTCCCCCGAGCTCGCCTTCCAGACTGTCTCCACCATGCTCGGCACTATCGGCGCCATGCACGTCTCAGCCCAGGTCACCAGCCAGGATGAACCCTGCTCCACCCTCGAACTGGCCTAG